The Periplaneta americana isolate PAMFEO1 chromosome 9, P.americana_PAMFEO1_priV1, whole genome shotgun sequence genome contains a region encoding:
- the LOC138706013 gene encoding oxidized purine nucleoside triphosphate hydrolase-like has product MTRKVLTLAMVRKANDILLGLKKKGFGEGKWNGFGGKVENGETIYEGAVRELEEESGLIAKNMTKTGILEFEFVGDPVILEVHVFDVTKFEGDPTESEEMKPQWFSTDEIPYEKMWPDDRFWYPLYLKGNKFKGYFLYQGFDTILKHTLNEVDDLPT; this is encoded by the exons atgACTCGGAAAGTTTTAACACTTGCCATGGTGCGTAAAGCAAATGACATTCTTCTTggactaaagaaaaaaggttttGGTGAAGGCAAATGGAATGGATTTGGAGGAAAAGTAGAAAATGGAGAGACAATCTATGAAGGTGCAGTTAG GGAGCTTGAAGAGGAGAGTGGTCTAATTGCAAAGAATATGACCAAAACTGGAATTTTAGAATTTGAATTTGTTGGTGATCCTGTAATACTTGAAGTTCATGTATTTGATGTTACCAAATTTGAAGGTGACCCAACAGAATCAGAag AAATGAAACCACAGTGGTTTTCTACAGATGAAATTCCTTATGAGAAGATGTGGCCAGACGATAGATTTTGGTATCCTTTATATTTGAAAGGAAACAAATTTAAAGGTTATTTTTTGTACCAAGGATTTGATACTATTCTTAAGCATACTTTAAATGAAGTTGATGACCTGCCAACATAG